From the Chryseobacterium fluminis genome, the window TTGCAGTAGGAATCATGTTAATTATCATGGCTGTTTTTTCATTTGGAGGAAAAGATTTTGCTTCAAAGATTCCTTTCTTTTCAAAGTTTTTATTTAAAGTAAAATCAAACTTGGGGAGGCTGCTTCAAAAGGCAGATTACCGTTCAAGATTTACAACCGGCCTTCTTAACGGATTTCTACCTTGCGGGATGGTTTATATGGCTTTAACAGCCAGTCTGGCAAGCGGAGGGATATGGCAGGGGGCACTGTATATGGGTCTTTTCGGATTGGGAACACTTCCATTTATGTTTGCAGTAGTCTTAGTCGGAAACCTCATGAACCAAACCTTCAGGATAAAAGTCCTGAAAGCGATTCCGGTCGTTATGATCATTCTGGGAGGACTGTTTATCGTCCGCGGAATGGAACTGGGCATTCCGTATATTTCGCCAAGAGCAGAAGCGATGACAATTTCAAAAGATCATAAAGGAGATTGTCACTTGCCCGGAGATCACAGTACGCATAAACATTTAAATACCAATTGTCACTAAAACAAAACTACACCATGAACAAAACACTCAATTTATTTATTTTCGCTGTACTTGGAATTCTGACCTTACAGTCCTGCAATGTTAATTCTGAGATCGTCTACTACAAAGATGCTGCCTCTACTACCGTAATGGATATAGATGTCAGAGAATTTATGAAAGAAATGAAGGCCATGACTCCCGATTCTTTAAAAGACAAAAAAGAATTCGGAGATATGGATAAACTCCCTACAGTGTGGACCAGCCTTTATGATATCGATAAGAAAGAAGGTAAACTGAAGACTACCAATCAGGATTCCATCAGGATCATGAAAAAAATTTCATGAAGTCCAATAAGAACGGAAAAGAAATTGCCGGATTTTCATTGAAAATGGACCATTTTACAGCACAGGATTATACTGCGCTCAATAGCTTTACAAAACAGGAAAAACTGCCTATTGATCAGAATGTATATAATAACTGGAATGGTAAGACATTAACGATCGATACCGAAAATTTTAACCTTAAAAACCTTCAGGAAGCTTTAGCCTCCAAAAATCCGGAACTTGGAACTGACGAATCCATGGGAAAAATGGAAGGCATGATCATGATGTTTTTTAAGAATATCGGGACGACTTTAAAGTTTGAAAATAAAATCAAATCCATCACCGGAAAACATGACTGGTTTAAGCAAATCGATGATCATTCTGTGAGAATACAGTATGATCTAAAGGCCATGTTTGATAAAGAGGGAGCCAAGCCTAAAAATGCAGATAAAAAGATAATTATTATTACAGAATAAAAGAAACCACCGAAATTCCGGTGGTTTTTTATCAATCTTGATTATTTCATTTTAATTAATCACATCAAATCTGGCATACTCAGCAATTTTCTTCGGCAGTTTAATTCCTTCTGCGGTCTGATTATTTTCCAGTAAGGCAGCCATAATTCTCGGTAAAGCCATTGCAGATCCATTCAAAGTGTGAACCAGCTGAGACTTTCCGTCTGCTTTAAATCTGCACTTCAGGCGGTTCGCCTGGAAGGTCTCGAAGTTTGATACAGAGCTTACTTCCAGCCACATTTCCTGAGCAGCACTCCATACTTCAAAATCATACGTCATTGCTGATGCAAAGCCTGTATCGCCACCACAGAGTCTAAGAACTCTGTAAGGAAGTTCAAGATCGGTCAGAATTTCTTTAATATGCTCCACCATTTCTTCCAGAACAGCATAAGAATTTTCAGGCTTTTCAATTCTTACAATTTCAACTTTCTCAAACTGATGAA encodes:
- a CDS encoding sulfite exporter TauE/SafE family protein → MEIALILSAIGLGFASGFHCIGMCGPIALSMGLTKKQATNFYLQNLTYQFGRICTYSLLGAILGIIGEGFEMAGFQRYLTIAVGIMLIIMAVFSFGGKDFASKIPFFSKFLFKVKSNLGRLLQKADYRSRFTTGLLNGFLPCGMVYMALTASLASGGIWQGALYMGLFGLGTLPFMFAVVLVGNLMNQTFRIKVLKAIPVVMIILGGLFIVRGMELGIPYISPRAEAMTISKDHKGDCHLPGDHSTHKHLNTNCH